In Pannonibacter sp. XCT-53, the sequence GGCTTCACCGGATCCGGCCTTGGCCATGTGGCCTGGAAGAACTTCGGCGAGAACCTGCCGGAGCGACTCGACCGGCTGATTCACGAGGGCACCCTGCCCCCGGTCGTGGTGGCGATGCCCGACGGGTTCACCCGCCTCGGCGGCAACCAGTACATCGATTCCCTCGCCATGGGGCGCTGGGGCAGCTACCTGACCGGCCCGGTGCTGGCCGCCGTCGAAGGCCGGTTCGGCTGTGGCGGCAAGGGCCGGCGGGGGGTCTTCGGCAAGTCCAGCGGCGGCTATGGCGCGATCCTGCATGCGATGCTCCATCCCGATATCTGGTCGGCGGCGGCCTGCCATTCCGGCGACATGGGCTTCGAGCTCTGCTACCTGCCGGACATGCCCAACGTGCTGCGCGCGCTGGCCCGCAAGGAAATGTCCATCGAACGCTTCATCACGGACTTCGAGGCCGGGCCGAAATTCGGCGGCGGCGACATCCATGTGCTGATGTCGCTGGCGATGGCGGCGACCTATGATCCGGACCCGACCGCCTTTCTCGGCATCCGCCTGCCGGTCGATCCGGACACCTGCGCGCTGATCCCGGAACGCTGGTCGGCGTGGCTTG encodes:
- a CDS encoding alpha/beta hydrolase, which encodes MRKRHDIPAGTLHSLTVESDLIAANMLGDPAARETVVYVPHGHDGAGLPLLMDLAGFTGSGLGHVAWKNFGENLPERLDRLIHEGTLPPVVVAMPDGFTRLGGNQYIDSLAMGRWGSYLTGPVLAAVEGRFGCGGKGRRGVFGKSSGGYGAILHAMLHPDIWSAAACHSGDMGFELCYLPDMPNVLRALARKEMSIERFITDFEAGPKFGGGDIHVLMSLAMAATYDPDPTAFLGIRLPVDPDTCALIPERWSAWLAHDPVTLAPTHLEALRSMKALWIDCGRVDQYNLVYGARRLTRLLSGAGVAHTYEEFDDNHSSIDYRLDRSLPVLASALLA